In the genome of Microbacterium paraoxydans, the window GGAGGTCGAGCACGTCACCGTCCGCTACCTCGGACACCTCGGCGACGTGGCGTGTGCGGAGCGCACTCTTGCGGAGGCCGTAGGCGAGGAAGCCGAGCATCGGACCGAGCCGGGCAGGGCCCATCGGGGTCTTCGGCTTCTCCCCGGTACGCACGCGGTGGGCATCGGCGCCGTGGATGAACACCGGAACACCGGACTCGCGACGCAGTCGTTCCGCGAATCCGATGTGGTCGCTGTCGCCGTGAGTCAGCACGAGTCCGCGGATGTCGGACAGCGGGCGGCCGATCACGGCGAGCTCCCGCTGAAGGTCATGCCAGTGCCCGGGCAACCCGGCGTCGACGAGGGTGATGCCCTCGGGCAGGTCGATGAGGTACGAGGCGACGATGTCGTTGCCGAGGCGGTGGAGGTGGGGGGCGAGCTTCATGATGATCCTCTCGGACGATTGCGATGGCTACGTTACGTAGCTATCATGGCTACTGTCAATAGCCATCGAGGAGGATCCATGCCTACTCCCGAACGCACGTCGATCGATGCCATCGTCGCGGCCGGCCAGGAGATCATCGAGGTCGACGGCCCTGCGGGACTCACGATGCAGGCGGTCGCGGAGCGCGTGGGCGTGCGCGCCCCCTCCCTCTACAAGCGCGTGCGCGATCGGGAGGCCTTGCGAGTCGCGGTCGCCATGGCATCCGTCGATGCCCTCGCGACCGAGCTCGAGGCGGCCGGCGACGACCTCTCCACCCTCGCCCGGACCTATCGCACCTTCGCTCACGCGTACCCGGAGGGCTTCCGCCTCATGTTCAACGCCGCGGTCCCGCACGAGGCGCTGGAACGCTCCGCCGCCCCCGTCATCCGCGCCTGCGCCACCGCGGTGGGCGAGGCGGACGCTCTCGACGCCGCGCGTCTCTTCACCGCCTGGGCCACCGGGTTCCTGCAGATGGAGCTGTCCGGGGCGTTCCGACTCGGCGGTGACGTCGACCGCGCCTTCGAGTACGGCCTCCGGCGTCTCCTCGCGAGCCTCGCCGGGTGAGGACGCCCGTCATTCCCGGTCCGCGACGGCGGATGCTGCCACACTGAGGCCGTGGAAGACTCCCGCAGCACCGCCGCAACCGTGGCCGCGAAGACCGCCCGGAGGCCTGGCGTCGCACGAAGATCGCCGTGGGCACCCTCGCCGCGGTCGCCGCCGTCGTCGCGATCGTCGGCACGCTCACCCCATGGCCGTCCGCGATGATCATCCGCTCCGTGTTCACGAAGGGCGGTGACGAGACCGCGGCGGAGATGACGAAGCACGTCCCTGACGCCGCGCTCGACGAACGGAAGGACATCGCCTACGGAGATGCCGGAACGGACACGACGATGGACGTCTTCCGCCCGGCCTCCGCCGACGGCGCACTGCCGACCGTGGTGTGGATCCACGGAGGCGCCTGGATCTCGGGCTCGAAGGAGGACGTCGATCCGTACCTCCGCATCCTCGCCGCGGAGGGATACACGACCATCGGCGTGAACTACACCCGCGGACCCGAGGGCGTGTACCCGCTCGCCGTCCACCAGCTCGACGAGGCCCTCGCCTACATCGACGCGCACGCGGCGGAGCTGGGCGTCGATCCGCGACGCATCGTGCTGGCAGGAGACTCCGCCGGGGCGCAGCTCGCCAGCCAGATGGCGACGCTCATCACGAATCCGGACTACGCCGAGATCCTCGGCATCCGCCCGTCGCTCCGCGCCGACCAGCTCGTCGCGACCGTGCTGAACTGCGGCGTCTACGACCTCGCCGCGCTGGCCGAGCTCGACGGGGTCCCGGGGTGGGGCTTCAAATCGGCGATGTGGGCCTACGCCGGCACGAAGACCTGGGCGGAGGACTCGACGGGTGCCACGATGTCGACCGTCGACTGGGTCACGGCCGACTTCCCCGCGACGTACATCTCCGGCGGCAACGGCGACGGGCTCACCTGGCTCCAGTCGATCCCGATGGCGAAGCGGCTGCAGGAACTCGGCGTCGAGGTCACTCCGGTGTTCTGGCCCGCGCC includes:
- a CDS encoding MBL fold metallo-hydrolase; this translates as MKLAPHLHRLGNDIVASYLIDLPEGITLVDAGLPGHWHDLQRELAVIGRPLSDIRGLVLTHGDSDHIGFAERLRRESGVPVFIHGADAHRVRTGEKPKTPMGPARLGPMLGFLAYGLRKSALRTRHVAEVSEVADGDVLDLPGAPVVVGLPGHSPGSIAVHVPAVGAVFVGDALTTRHVLTGEEGAQPAPFTDEPTEALASLDRLAALDAEWVLPGHGAPWRGTPADIAAAVRAHA
- a CDS encoding TetR/AcrR family transcriptional regulator — translated: MPTPERTSIDAIVAAGQEIIEVDGPAGLTMQAVAERVGVRAPSLYKRVRDREALRVAVAMASVDALATELEAAGDDLSTLARTYRTFAHAYPEGFRLMFNAAVPHEALERSAAPVIRACATAVGEADALDAARLFTAWATGFLQMELSGAFRLGGDVDRAFEYGLRRLLASLAG
- a CDS encoding alpha/beta hydrolase; the protein is MGTLAAVAAVVAIVGTLTPWPSAMIIRSVFTKGGDETAAEMTKHVPDAALDERKDIAYGDAGTDTTMDVFRPASADGALPTVVWIHGGAWISGSKEDVDPYLRILAAEGYTTIGVNYTRGPEGVYPLAVHQLDEALAYIDAHAAELGVDPRRIVLAGDSAGAQLASQMATLITNPDYAEILGIRPSLRADQLVATVLNCGVYDLAALAELDGVPGWGFKSAMWAYAGTKTWAEDSTGATMSTVDWVTADFPATYISGGNGDGLTWLQSIPMAKRLQELGVEVTPVFWPAPHEPELPHEYQFHLDLPEARKALADTIAFLDAHTR